A stretch of the Lactuca sativa cultivar Salinas chromosome 9, Lsat_Salinas_v11, whole genome shotgun sequence genome encodes the following:
- the LOC111896574 gene encoding 16 kDa phloem protein 1, whose amino-acid sequence MESVKLELILHSAQGLNNVKKMGTMDPYAVIWIAGNNSDSKVKTNTAKNSGSNPVWDAHVEFNIEHDASMQENLILVCEIKHSGTVVDRNIGKVQVPLKHLLSVGASEEKVSYPVMTSSGAVEGTIIISYTVKNLQESIAGSSSSTDEEPSDPLPEEPSDPVPNEPHQTKKSKNRLIKNVLHASTAMANSLAIVSSALTLSGDRD is encoded by the coding sequence ATGGAATCCGTAAAGTTAGAGCTCATCCTCCACTCTGCGCAGGGCCTCAACAACGTCAAAAAGATGGGCACCATGGACCCATACGCCGTCATTTGGATAGCCGGAAACAACTCTGATTCCAAAGTCAAAACAAATACAGCGAAGAACAGCGGCTCAAATCCAGTCTGGGATGCCCACGTTGAATTCAACATAGAACACGATGCCTCCATGCAGGAAAACCTCATCCTCGTCTGCGAGATCAAGCATAGTGGAACAGTGGTTGACAGAAACATTGGCAAAGTCCAAGTTCCTCTCAAGCATCTCCTTTCCGTAGGTGCTTCCGAAGAAAAGGTCAGTTATCCAGTGATGACTTCGTCTGGTGCAGTGGAGGGGACAATCATCATTTCCTATACAGTAAAAAACTTACAGGAAAGTATCGCAGGCAGCTCTAGTTCTACTGATGAGGAGCCCTCGGATCCTTTACCAGAGGAGCCTTCGGATCCTGTCCCAAATGAGCCTCATCAGACTAAAAAAAGCAAAAACCGTCTGATAAAGAATGTACTGCATGCATCAACGGCTATGGCAAACTCTCTAGCCATCGTCAGCAGTGCGTTGACCCTCAGCGGCGACCGAGATTAG